A portion of the endosymbiont of Galathealinum brachiosum genome contains these proteins:
- a CDS encoding formate dehydrogenase: MTSSVIHDATKQPVGRIETKNTTCYMCACRCGIRVTLRDNEVRYIQGNPEHPLNKGVICAKGASGIMKQYSPARLTKPLLRKKGSLRGDSEFEEISWDKAFDIMEDRLANIRATDPKKFTLITGRDQMQALTGMFAKNYGTPNYSAHGGFCSVNMAAGMIYSIGGSFWEFGGPDLERSKLFIMIGTAEDHHSNPMKIALSEFKRNGGRFISINPVRTGYSAIADEWVPIKPGTDNALILAIVRELIETGLYDREFVKDYSNSGQLVNCDENSEQHGMFYRMDINDPEEGCFDHQNQMWWDRHTDKPVRTHTEGTDPFLMGEFTMEDGTPVKPAFQLLKESVEEYTPEWAASVTGIPAETIRRLAHEMGIVARDEKIELPIAWTDTWGREHASVTGNPVAFHAMRGLAAHSNGFQTIRGLSILMSILGTIDRPGGFRHKAPFPRPIPPCPKTPKGPEGVKPNTPLGGMPLGFPASPEDLFIDDKGEPVRLDKGFSWEFPLSAHGLMHNAITNAWRGDPYKVDTMMIFMSNMAWNSTMNTTDVRGMLNDKDEDGEYKIPFLIVSDAFHSETVAFADLVLPDTTYLERHDVMSMLDRPISEFDGPVDSVRVPVVPPKGDCKPFQEVLIELGSRLKLPVFVNDDGSRKYRNYPEFITNFETEPGSGIGFLAGWRGKGGEKFMKGEPNPNQWEMYEKNNCVYQYHLPVSYQYMRNWNQGYLTWAQDHRLTRYDEPINIHIYSEVLQKFRLAAQGKRPGRQPPDHLRARVEEHFNPLPFYSETLEGKLTDKQKYPINALTQRPMAMYHSWDSQNAWLRQIHAHNYMHVHPSLGEKHNFKDGDWIYVESMHGKVRCMARFSEAVEPGTIWTWNAVGKAKGAWNLSDDANESQQGFLLNHLIAEELPKNECGEHISNSDPVTGQAAWYDVRVRVYKAEDDADHTLPQFKSMKVLPGMNIRRKWQGFFAGKFDKKGAK; this comes from the coding sequence TGCGAGACAACGAAGTACGTTACATACAGGGCAACCCTGAACACCCTTTAAATAAGGGCGTAATCTGCGCTAAAGGCGCATCAGGCATAATGAAGCAGTACTCACCTGCTCGTTTAACGAAACCGTTATTGCGCAAGAAAGGCTCTCTACGTGGCGACTCTGAATTCGAGGAAATTTCCTGGGATAAAGCGTTCGACATTATGGAAGATCGCCTGGCAAATATTCGTGCTACAGATCCTAAAAAATTCACCTTAATCACTGGTCGCGACCAGATGCAGGCATTAACCGGTATGTTCGCGAAGAACTACGGTACGCCTAACTACTCGGCACACGGTGGTTTCTGCTCGGTTAATATGGCTGCCGGCATGATCTACTCTATCGGTGGTTCTTTCTGGGAATTTGGTGGTCCTGATCTGGAACGCTCCAAGCTGTTCATTATGATCGGCACAGCGGAAGATCATCACTCCAATCCGATGAAAATTGCCCTGTCTGAATTTAAACGTAACGGTGGTCGTTTTATTTCGATCAATCCGGTACGCACGGGTTACTCTGCGATTGCTGATGAATGGGTGCCAATTAAACCAGGTACTGATAATGCGTTAATTTTAGCGATCGTACGTGAGTTAATTGAAACCGGTTTATATGACCGTGAGTTTGTTAAAGATTACTCTAACTCAGGTCAGCTGGTTAACTGTGATGAAAATTCAGAACAGCACGGCATGTTCTATCGCATGGATATCAATGACCCTGAAGAGGGTTGTTTCGATCACCAGAATCAAATGTGGTGGGATCGTCATACAGACAAACCTGTTCGTACACACACTGAAGGAACCGATCCATTCTTAATGGGTGAGTTCACTATGGAAGATGGCACGCCGGTTAAACCTGCATTCCAGCTTCTTAAAGAATCAGTTGAAGAATACACACCTGAATGGGCTGCTTCTGTTACGGGCATTCCAGCTGAAACAATTCGTCGTCTGGCCCATGAAATGGGCATAGTGGCACGTGATGAGAAAATTGAATTACCGATTGCCTGGACTGACACATGGGGTCGTGAACATGCTTCTGTAACCGGTAACCCGGTTGCCTTCCACGCAATGCGTGGCCTGGCTGCTCACTCTAATGGTTTCCAGACTATTCGTGGTTTATCTATCTTAATGTCGATACTGGGCACCATTGATCGCCCGGGCGGATTCCGCCATAAAGCACCATTCCCGCGCCCAATTCCACCCTGCCCTAAAACACCAAAAGGGCCAGAAGGCGTTAAACCCAATACACCATTAGGCGGTATGCCACTTGGCTTCCCCGCATCACCTGAAGATTTATTTATTGACGATAAAGGTGAGCCGGTTCGACTGGATAAAGGCTTCTCATGGGAGTTCCCATTATCTGCTCACGGCTTAATGCACAATGCTATCACCAATGCATGGCGCGGCGACCCGTACAAAGTTGATACGATGATGATTTTCATGTCTAACATGGCATGGAACTCAACCATGAACACCACCGATGTTCGTGGCATGTTGAACGACAAAGATGAAGATGGTGAATACAAAATTCCATTCTTAATTGTCTCTGATGCATTCCACTCAGAAACCGTTGCATTTGCTGATCTGGTGCTTCCAGATACAACTTATCTTGAGCGTCACGATGTTATGTCAATGCTTGATCGTCCTATTTCAGAATTTGACGGCCCGGTTGATTCAGTTCGTGTTCCGGTTGTTCCACCTAAGGGTGATTGCAAACCATTTCAGGAAGTTTTAATTGAACTGGGTTCACGTTTGAAATTACCCGTATTCGTTAATGATGATGGTTCACGTAAATATCGTAACTACCCTGAGTTCATTACCAACTTTGAAACTGAGCCGGGTTCTGGTATTGGTTTCCTTGCTGGCTGGCGCGGTAAAGGTGGCGAGAAATTCATGAAAGGTGAACCGAATCCGAACCAGTGGGAAATGTACGAAAAGAATAACTGTGTTTACCAGTATCACTTACCGGTTTCTTATCAGTACATGCGTAACTGGAACCAGGGTTACTTAACCTGGGCACAGGATCACCGTTTAACACGTTACGATGAACCGATTAATATTCATATTTATTCTGAAGTTCTGCAGAAGTTCAGATTAGCTGCACAGGGTAAACGCCCTGGTCGTCAGCCACCTGATCATTTACGTGCACGTGTTGAAGAACACTTTAATCCGCTACCTTTCTACTCTGAAACATTAGAAGGTAAGTTAACGGATAAACAGAAGTACCCGATTAATGCATTAACTCAGCGTCCGATGGCGATGTATCATTCATGGGATTCTCAGAACGCCTGGTTGCGTCAGATTCATGCACATAACTATATGCATGTGCATCCATCGTTAGGTGAGAAACATAACTTTAAAGATGGCGACTGGATTTACGTTGAATCAATGCACGGTAAAGTACGTTGCATGGCCCGTTTCTCTGAAGCGGTTGAGCCGGGCACTATCTGGACATGGAATGCGGTAGGAAAAGCAAAAGGCGCCTGGAACTTAAGTGATGATGCAAATGAATCACAACAGGGCTTCCTGCTTAACCACTTAATTGCGGAAGAGCTGCCTAAGAATGAATGTGGTGAACACATATCTAACTCTGACCCGGTAACGGGACAGGCTGCATGGTATGACGTACGTGTACGTGTTTATAAAGCAGAAGATGATGCGGACCACACACTGCCTCAGTTTAAATCAATGAAAGTTTTACCGGGTATGAATATACGCCGTAAATGGCAGGGTTTCTTTGCCGGTAAATTTGACAAGAAGGGAGCTAAATAA
- a CDS encoding DUF493 domain-containing protein: MSRKKIDPKDVFYDEEQETCFEFPCEFPIKAMGRTGDELEKAVLEIVNRHVNELSEGAVKFNQSSKGKFTSITITFTAHSKDHLDNLYIELTACDHVLYCL, encoded by the coding sequence ATGAGCAGAAAAAAGATAGATCCAAAAGATGTGTTTTATGATGAAGAGCAGGAAACCTGTTTTGAGTTTCCCTGTGAATTTCCTATTAAAGCGATGGGCCGTACGGGTGATGAACTCGAAAAAGCCGTGCTGGAAATAGTAAATCGTCATGTGAATGAATTATCTGAAGGAGCGGTTAAATTTAATCAGAGTAGTAAGGGTAAGTTTACCAGTATCACAATTACTTTCACTGCTCATAGTAAAGATCATCTTGATAATTTGTATATTGAGCTGACAGCGTGCGATCACGTTTTATATTGCCTGTAA
- a CDS encoding D-amino acid aminotransferase: MYMSIVYLNGEYLPLDQAKISVLDRGFLFADGVYEVIPAYGGRLLRMQEHMQRLQNSLDAIRLENPLSNEQWLEITEKLLADNPNTGPGEDKYVYLQVTRGVAAKRNHGFPDEVNQTVFMMVSEMVPVDKEELRSGVAAITLDDIRWKACNVKSISLLGNILLRQQAHDNEAAEAILINDGLVTEGAASNVFAVINGMLVTAPTGSRLLPGITRDLIIELAAENGVAYEERDFTEEELLSASEIWFSSSTKEIMPVVLLNGKPVANGQSGPIWEKMIDIYQAYKVKLRSGESS, encoded by the coding sequence ATATACATGTCTATTGTTTATTTAAATGGTGAGTATCTACCTCTTGATCAGGCAAAGATTTCTGTGCTTGATAGAGGTTTTTTGTTTGCAGATGGTGTGTATGAAGTCATTCCCGCTTATGGTGGTCGTCTGTTGAGAATGCAGGAGCATATGCAGCGCTTACAGAATAGTCTGGATGCTATTCGTCTTGAAAATCCCCTGTCAAATGAGCAATGGCTGGAAATAACAGAAAAACTCTTAGCGGATAACCCGAATACCGGACCTGGTGAAGATAAATATGTCTATTTACAGGTAACACGTGGTGTTGCAGCAAAACGTAATCATGGTTTTCCTGATGAAGTTAATCAGACCGTGTTTATGATGGTTAGTGAGATGGTACCGGTGGATAAGGAAGAGTTACGTTCTGGTGTTGCAGCTATTACACTGGATGATATTCGCTGGAAGGCCTGTAACGTTAAGTCAATTTCACTGTTAGGTAATATATTATTGCGTCAGCAGGCGCATGATAATGAAGCGGCAGAAGCGATTTTAATTAATGACGGGCTGGTGACCGAAGGTGCAGCCAGTAATGTGTTTGCAGTGATAAACGGCATGCTGGTGACAGCGCCTACAGGCTCTCGTTTATTGCCTGGTATTACTCGTGATCTGATTATTGAATTAGCGGCCGAAAATGGCGTGGCTTATGAAGAGCGTGATTTTACCGAAGAGGAATTATTATCTGCCTCCGAGATATGGTTCTCCAGCTCAACTAAGGAAATAATGCCGGTTGTCTTACTTAATGGTAAACCTGTTGCAAATGGTCAGTCTGGCCCCATATGGGAGAAGATGATAGATATTTATCAGGCTTATAAAGTAAAACTCAGGTCTGGTGAATCGAGTTAA
- a CDS encoding septal ring lytic transglycosylase RlpA family lipoprotein: protein MPINKVFYRFLLLAFSLNLVGCVTGDSAPDDYIRDDTPDAIPANEPLSRYGNMPSYTVRGKTYHVLKSSNGFTQKGIASWYGTKFHGRKTSSGEPYNMYAMTAAHKTLPLPTYVEVTHTGNGRKVILKVNDRGPFHEGRVIDLSYAAARKLGISATGTGPVSLRVINTSALDLKTSEVVLPEEINTGGKIHVQVAAMGSESAAEKMAGNLRDKKIPSVRVHVIENDGKKLYRVRIGPIPNVDLAYQVINELNEIGLDKARVIVD, encoded by the coding sequence ATGCCAATAAATAAAGTTTTTTACCGTTTTCTTTTACTGGCGTTCAGTCTCAATCTAGTCGGTTGTGTTACAGGTGATAGTGCGCCGGATGATTACATTCGAGATGATACGCCGGATGCCATTCCTGCAAATGAACCATTAAGTCGTTATGGCAATATGCCAAGTTATACGGTGCGTGGTAAAACCTATCATGTTTTAAAAAGCTCTAATGGTTTTACGCAGAAGGGTATTGCATCCTGGTATGGTACAAAATTTCACGGTAGAAAAACTTCCAGTGGAGAGCCATACAATATGTATGCAATGACTGCGGCACATAAAACGTTGCCGCTTCCCACATATGTTGAAGTCACGCACACCGGAAATGGGCGAAAAGTTATTTTAAAAGTGAATGATCGCGGGCCTTTTCATGAAGGCAGGGTTATTGACTTATCTTATGCCGCAGCTCGTAAACTGGGTATTTCTGCAACCGGCACTGGGCCAGTTAGCCTTCGTGTAATTAATACGTCAGCGCTAGATTTGAAAACCAGTGAAGTTGTTTTGCCAGAGGAAATTAATACGGGTGGTAAAATACATGTGCAGGTAGCAGCAATGGGAAGTGAGTCGGCTGCTGAAAAGATGGCGGGTAATTTGCGTGATAAAAAGATACCCAGTGTACGAGTGCACGTAATTGAAAATGATGGTAAAAAATTATACCGGGTTCGTATAGGGCCTATTCCAAATGTTGATCTGGCATATCAGGTTATAAATGAATTAAATGAAATAGGCCTGGATAAGGCCCGTGTCATTGTTGACTAA
- the lipA gene encoding lipoyl synthase yields MSKNKVVAGVKQTGAEKVSRIPVKIEKTEKMPRKPEWIRAKAPTDPNVKRLKKILREQKLFTVCEEASCPNLGECFGHGTATFMIMGEICTRRCPFCDVGHGRPLPLDTEEPQNMADTIQAMQLKYVVITSVDRDDLRDGGAAHFVECIEKTRAQNPQIKIETLIPDFRGRVDVAMDILKISPPDVLNHNLETVPRLYKECRPGADYQGSLDLLRTFGDVCKDVPTKSGLMLGLGEEKEEVLDVLKDLREHGVTMLTLGQYLQPTLHHLPVKRFVTPDEFEEYKVLAEEMGFEQVASAPMVRSSYHADLQASGKF; encoded by the coding sequence ATGAGCAAGAATAAAGTTGTTGCAGGTGTAAAGCAGACCGGTGCTGAAAAAGTTTCGCGTATTCCTGTGAAGATAGAAAAAACTGAAAAAATGCCGCGCAAACCTGAATGGATTAGAGCTAAAGCGCCAACTGATCCAAATGTAAAACGTCTTAAAAAAATTCTACGTGAGCAAAAATTATTTACCGTTTGTGAAGAAGCATCCTGCCCCAATTTAGGTGAATGTTTTGGTCATGGCACAGCTACATTTATGATTATGGGTGAAATATGCACTCGCCGTTGTCCGTTCTGTGATGTGGGCCATGGTCGGCCTTTACCGCTTGATACAGAAGAGCCACAAAATATGGCAGATACAATTCAGGCAATGCAATTAAAATACGTTGTTATTACCTCAGTAGATCGAGATGATTTACGTGATGGCGGTGCAGCTCATTTTGTAGAATGCATAGAAAAAACTCGTGCACAGAATCCACAGATAAAAATTGAAACGCTGATACCTGATTTTCGTGGTCGTGTTGATGTTGCTATGGATATTTTGAAAATATCACCACCTGATGTGTTAAATCATAATTTAGAAACAGTGCCTCGATTATATAAAGAGTGTCGTCCCGGTGCAGATTATCAGGGCTCGTTAGATTTATTAAGAACCTTTGGTGACGTCTGTAAAGATGTGCCGACTAAATCAGGTTTGATGTTAGGTCTGGGTGAAGAAAAAGAAGAAGTTCTCGATGTGTTAAAAGATTTACGTGAACATGGTGTCACGATGTTAACACTGGGGCAGTATTTGCAGCCAACATTGCATCATTTGCCGGTTAAGCGTTTTGTGACGCCTGATGAATTTGAAGAGTATAAAGTCCTGGCAGAAGAGATGGGGTTTGAGCAGGTTGCGAGTGCGCCTATGGTTCGATCGTCCTATCATGCGGATTTACAGGCATCAGGAAAATTTTAA
- a CDS encoding octanoyltransferase: MSQPLDQFAIIKYLGVKDYAETQVKMQEFNAQRDENTADEIWFLEHPAVFTLGTNSKSEHLLNPENIPVVQSDRGGQVTYHAPGQLIAYVMIDVKRKGMGVRQIVTALETAVIKFLAKLGIEANADPKAPGVYVDGEKIAALGLRFKQKGCYHGLSLNVEMDLSDFDRINPCGYSDLKVTSLKKLGRPMSMQQVTWKIMSELCLQLNIVNISEQKL, encoded by the coding sequence ATGTCACAGCCACTAGATCAATTTGCAATCATCAAATATCTCGGCGTTAAAGACTACGCAGAAACTCAGGTAAAAATGCAGGAGTTCAATGCTCAGCGTGATGAAAATACTGCAGATGAAATCTGGTTTTTAGAGCATCCCGCAGTTTTTACTTTAGGTACCAATAGTAAATCTGAGCATTTACTCAACCCGGAAAATATTCCAGTCGTCCAGTCTGACCGAGGTGGCCAGGTTACCTATCATGCGCCCGGTCAATTAATTGCGTATGTAATGATTGATGTGAAACGTAAAGGCATGGGGGTGCGCCAGATCGTTACCGCATTAGAAACTGCAGTTATTAAATTTTTAGCCAAATTAGGAATAGAAGCGAATGCAGACCCTAAAGCCCCGGGTGTATATGTTGATGGTGAAAAAATTGCCGCACTGGGTTTAAGGTTTAAGCAAAAGGGTTGTTACCATGGGCTTAGTTTGAATGTGGAAATGGATCTGTCAGATTTTGATAGAATAAATCCATGTGGATATTCTGATTTAAAAGTGACTAGCTTGAAGAAACTGGGTAGACCCATGAGTATGCAGCAGGTTACCTGGAAGATAATGAGTGAATTATGTCTGCAGTTAAATATTGTAAATATTAGTGAACAGAAATTATGA
- the mltB gene encoding lytic murein transglycosylase B, which translates to MKKLSMLKKLTVSTLFLCLLPVSVNASYTQREDVQQFIVKMHKEHGFDKTLMSKWMSGVEKQKTAIKAISRTAEGELTWGKYRKIFMTDSRINKGVKFWRDNAAVLARAEKEYGVPAEFLVAIIGVETYYGKRAGNYLVLDALTTLGFDYPIENTTQERRDRREKFFRKELVQFLLMTREEKLDPVSLKGSYAGAMGMPQFIPSSFRHYAVDFDGNGVRNFWKGSEDSIGSVANYFKKHGWVKNQPVASRASVKEASKKLGSKDVKPKKTVAEYKKAGVVPVDQFNSTERATLLKLNGKQGDEYWMTLNNFYVITRYNHSPLYAMAVYQLSQAVSEKYNAQLNANK; encoded by the coding sequence ATGAAAAAATTATCAATGTTAAAAAAACTCACTGTAAGTACATTATTTCTTTGTTTACTGCCCGTTAGTGTTAATGCCAGTTACACTCAGCGAGAAGATGTGCAGCAGTTTATTGTAAAGATGCATAAAGAGCACGGCTTCGATAAAACGCTTATGAGTAAGTGGATGTCCGGTGTTGAAAAACAGAAAACAGCAATTAAAGCGATTTCACGCACTGCGGAAGGTGAGTTAACCTGGGGTAAATACCGCAAGATTTTCATGACTGATAGTCGTATTAATAAAGGTGTAAAGTTTTGGCGTGATAATGCTGCTGTTTTAGCAAGAGCTGAAAAAGAATATGGTGTGCCAGCTGAGTTTCTAGTTGCAATAATAGGCGTGGAAACATATTACGGTAAACGAGCGGGTAACTATCTAGTGCTGGACGCGCTGACAACATTAGGCTTTGATTACCCTATTGAAAACACCACACAGGAAAGAAGAGACAGAAGAGAAAAGTTTTTTAGAAAAGAGTTAGTGCAATTTTTGTTGATGACTCGAGAAGAAAAACTTGATCCGGTTTCTCTAAAAGGATCTTATGCTGGTGCAATGGGAATGCCTCAGTTTATACCGAGTAGTTTCAGGCATTATGCTGTTGATTTTGATGGCAATGGTGTACGTAATTTCTGGAAAGGTTCTGAAGACTCAATTGGAAGTGTTGCTAATTATTTTAAAAAACATGGTTGGGTGAAAAATCAGCCTGTTGCGAGTCGAGCATCGGTTAAGGAAGCATCTAAAAAATTAGGCAGTAAAGACGTTAAGCCTAAAAAAACCGTAGCTGAATATAAAAAAGCGGGTGTAGTACCGGTTGATCAATTTAATAGTACAGAACGGGCGACTTTACTAAAGCTGAATGGCAAACAGGGTGACGAATACTGGATGACACTGAATAACTTTTATGTCATTACCCGATACAATCACAGCCCACTGTATGCAATGGCTGTATATCAGCTTAGTCAGGCCGTATCAGAAAAGTATAATGCGCAGTTAAATGCCAATAAATAA
- a CDS encoding serine-type D-Ala-D-Ala carboxypeptidase (penicillin-binding protein 5; removes C-terminal D-alanyl residues from sugar-peptide cell wall precursors) — protein sequence MNALFTTLILVVGTLFAVVQAAPVPSPPKLAAKSFLLVDFNSGRILAEKNINKKVEPASITKLMTAYVIYKEIESGRLTLEEDVTISKKAWKMKGSKMFIEVGKKVSVENLLKGLIIQSGNDATVALAEHIAGSESTFADYMNQYAQQLGMTDTNFVNATGWPNKNHITTAADLAKLASAIIREFPEHYQRYKEKQFTYNGIKQYNRNKLLWRDKSVDGFKTGHTESAGYCLVASAQRKDMRLISIVLGTKSEKARENVSQSLLSYGFRFYESNKLYSAGETLNKARIWMGESENLDLGLSEDLVVTIPRGQYKKLDAVIDVNNSIEAPVKKGQQLGVVSIKLEGKEIISQPLIALQSIGEGSLWQRGKDHIIQLFK from the coding sequence ATGAACGCGCTTTTTACAACGTTAATATTAGTTGTTGGTACTCTATTTGCTGTGGTGCAGGCTGCGCCAGTGCCTTCCCCTCCTAAGCTTGCCGCTAAAAGTTTTCTTCTGGTTGATTTTAATAGCGGTCGAATATTAGCTGAAAAAAACATTAATAAAAAAGTTGAGCCGGCCAGTATTACCAAATTAATGACAGCATATGTTATTTATAAGGAAATCGAATCTGGACGACTGACGCTTGAAGAAGATGTCACTATCAGTAAAAAAGCCTGGAAAATGAAAGGCTCAAAAATGTTTATTGAAGTGGGTAAAAAAGTATCTGTTGAAAACTTATTGAAAGGTCTGATTATTCAATCGGGTAATGATGCAACCGTTGCACTGGCAGAGCATATTGCGGGCAGTGAATCTACATTTGCAGATTATATGAATCAGTATGCGCAGCAACTGGGAATGACAGACACTAATTTTGTTAATGCAACAGGCTGGCCCAATAAAAATCATATAACAACAGCGGCCGATCTGGCAAAACTGGCAAGTGCAATAATTAGAGAGTTTCCAGAGCATTATCAGCGCTATAAAGAAAAGCAGTTTACTTACAATGGTATTAAACAATATAACCGTAATAAATTATTGTGGCGTGATAAAAGTGTAGATGGATTTAAAACCGGTCATACAGAATCTGCAGGTTATTGTCTGGTTGCATCGGCTCAGCGTAAAGATATGCGTTTGATTTCGATTGTTCTGGGAACTAAAAGTGAAAAAGCCAGAGAAAATGTTAGCCAGTCATTATTGAGTTATGGCTTTCGATTTTATGAAAGTAATAAATTGTACAGTGCAGGTGAAACACTTAATAAAGCCCGTATCTGGATGGGAGAGAGTGAAAACCTGGATCTGGGTCTAAGCGAAGATCTGGTTGTTACTATTCCAAGAGGACAATACAAAAAACTGGATGCGGTGATTGATGTTAACAATAGTATTGAAGCACCTGTTAAAAAAGGTCAACAGCTTGGCGTTGTTAGTATAAAATTAGAAGGTAAAGAAATAATTTCACAACCATTAATCGCATTACAGTCAATTGGTGAAGGTAGTTTGTGGCAACGTGGTAAAGATCACATTATTCAGTTATTTAAGTAA
- a CDS encoding DMSO reductase, translating to MHPAFSVIFLTTLIGAGQGLFLALFSTQVYSEFDLLPGIGDTNFYGIGAAISLALLIGGLVSSIFHLGHPERAWRSAARWKTSWLSREVIALPTTMAAVFAYGLIHLMGLDSIAFTHGEINLSMSLFVGVFAVIATFALFLCTAMIYACIKFLQEWSSPLTVINYFLFGTASGFTLATALSSYLGLTEQTLFLGGWAIALTVLVFITRSASLYRNSRIKHKSSIQTAIGVRHNKIEQKSQGAMGGSFNTREYFHGKTAMFLKSIKFIFMILVFPVPLVMLSAAMSNGNTEVLLAAFLIQYLGLVAERWLFFAQANHPQNIYYQTV from the coding sequence ATGCATCCCGCATTTTCTGTCATATTTTTAACAACATTAATCGGTGCAGGACAGGGTTTATTTCTGGCGCTGTTTTCAACACAGGTTTACTCTGAATTTGATCTGTTACCCGGTATTGGTGACACCAACTTCTACGGTATCGGTGCAGCTATCTCACTAGCGCTATTAATAGGTGGTTTAGTTTCATCAATATTTCATTTAGGGCACCCTGAACGCGCATGGCGCTCGGCTGCACGCTGGAAAACTTCATGGTTATCTCGTGAAGTTATTGCATTACCCACTACAATGGCTGCCGTTTTCGCATATGGCCTTATCCATCTTATGGGGCTTGATAGCATTGCTTTCACTCATGGTGAAATCAATTTAAGCATGAGTCTGTTTGTTGGGGTTTTTGCTGTTATCGCCACCTTTGCATTATTTCTTTGCACTGCAATGATTTACGCCTGCATTAAGTTTTTACAGGAATGGTCTAGCCCATTAACTGTTATTAACTACTTTCTGTTTGGAACTGCTTCGGGTTTTACATTAGCAACTGCACTATCAAGTTACCTCGGCCTTACTGAACAGACACTGTTTCTTGGTGGCTGGGCAATTGCATTGACGGTTCTTGTTTTTATTACCCGCTCTGCATCTCTTTACCGAAATAGCCGCATAAAACATAAATCATCTATCCAGACCGCAATTGGTGTTCGCCATAACAAAATTGAGCAGAAATCACAGGGTGCGATGGGTGGCTCATTTAATACTCGCGAATATTTTCATGGCAAGACAGCGATGTTTCTAAAATCCATTAAATTTATTTTTATGATTTTAGTATTCCCTGTTCCTTTGGTTATGCTTTCTGCTGCAATGTCTAATGGAAATACAGAGGTATTACTGGCTGCATTCCTGATTCAGTACCTCGGACTGGTAGCTGAACGCTGGCTCTTCTTTGCACAGGCAAATCATCCACAAAATATTTACTACCAAACTGTCTAG
- a CDS encoding ferredoxin: MTQLALIIDLNVCVGCSACVTSCKEWNTSGPAGFMSDDNPYQKDPTGTFFNRVQTYEVGEFPKTETVHFPKSCLHCEEPPCVPVCPTGASYKREQDGIVLVDYDKCIGCKYCSWACPYGAREIDEHQKVMKKCTLCVDRIYDESLPESERKPACVLACPTNARLFGDVHDAHSDVSELIRDAGGYQLMPEWGTKPSNHYLPRRKNKITIHKDELVRVDNPLNKEQKEHHKPVDGSVLDDNSFI, translated from the coding sequence ATGACTCAGCTAGCTCTGATAATAGACCTGAATGTTTGTGTAGGCTGTAGTGCCTGCGTAACATCCTGTAAAGAATGGAATACATCTGGCCCTGCGGGTTTTATGTCTGATGACAACCCATACCAGAAAGATCCAACCGGTACTTTCTTTAACCGTGTACAAACTTATGAAGTGGGTGAGTTTCCAAAAACGGAAACGGTTCACTTTCCAAAATCATGTTTACATTGTGAAGAGCCTCCCTGCGTTCCTGTGTGCCCAACGGGTGCCAGTTACAAACGCGAACAGGATGGTATTGTTCTGGTTGATTACGATAAGTGTATCGGCTGTAAATATTGTTCATGGGCCTGCCCTTATGGCGCTCGTGAAATCGATGAACACCAGAAAGTAATGAAAAAATGTACTTTATGTGTTGATCGTATTTATGATGAATCTTTACCCGAATCTGAGCGCAAGCCGGCCTGTGTATTAGCCTGCCCGACTAACGCACGTTTATTTGGTGATGTACATGATGCTCATTCAGATGTATCTGAATTAATTCGTGATGCAGGTGGTTACCAGCTTATGCCTGAATGGGGCACCAAGCCTTCTAACCATTATTTACCTCGCCGTAAAAACAAAATTACGATTCATAAAGATGAACTGGTTCGTGTTGATAATCCGCTTAATAAAGAGCAGAAAGAACACCATAAACCGGTTGATGGTTCGGTACTTGATGATAACTCATTCATCTAA